The following proteins are co-located in the Melanotaenia boesemani isolate fMelBoe1 chromosome 5, fMelBoe1.pri, whole genome shotgun sequence genome:
- the LOC121640315 gene encoding butyrophilin subfamily 3 member A2-like: protein MHHQRNESVPSHLKSLGGIFFLLLQTQVYTGQPVVATIGDDVILPCLLEPAKDVSGFTLEWSRPDLDPRFVHVQRSGQELVDKTHKLFEGRTSMFIDEQKHGNVSLKLSKVRISDEGTYKCFIPELSKQSFVQLIVASDVASSPVISVAGIDRDSRGLVFLCESAGWYPKPEVFWLDGEGNLLSGSTEINQGPDGLYTVTSTVTVEKRSNFTCRVTQENINHPREGHVHLPDDFFRVSTSSAVPIITGLAVTLAVCLLFVLAGGVFMWRRRQNITKVNEAVRENQTEIAKSVQEEENLINNPSDSKEETFSSLCDPNGNFQR, encoded by the exons ATGCATCACCAGAGAAATGAATCTGTTCCATCTCATCTAAAATCTCTGGGcgggatttttttccttctcctaCAAACCCAAGTTTATACAG GTCAGCCGGTAGTAGCGACTATTGGTGATGATGTGATCCTGCCATGTCTCCTGGAGCCTGCAAAAGATGTCTCTGGCTTTACGCTGGAGTGGTCCAGACCTGATCTGGACCCCAGATTTGTTCATGTGCAGCGCAGTGGTCAGGAACTTGTGGACAAAACGCATAAACTGTTTGAGGGAAGAACTTCGATGTTTATTGATGAGCAGAAACACGGAAACGTTTCCCTGAAACTCTCCAAAGTGAGAATATCCGATGAGGGAACgtacaaatgttttattcccGAGCTGAGTAAGCAGTCGTTTGTCCAACTAATTGTTG CATCAGATGTCGCCTCCTCACCTGTTATCAGTGTAGCTGGAATCGACAGAGACAGCAGAGGACTGGTGTTCCTGTGCGAGTCTGCAGGCTGGTATCCGAAACCCGAGGTGTTCTGGCTGGACGGCGAGGGAAACCTGCTCTCTGGATCTACAGAGATAAACCAAGGTCCTGATGGTCTGTACACCGTCACCAGCACAGTGACTGTGGAGAAGAGAAGCAACTTCACCTGCAGAGTCACACAGGAAAATATCAACCATCCAAGAGAGGGACACGTACATCTTCCAG aTGATTTCTTCAGGGTCTCAACCAGTTCAGCTGTTCCCATCATCACTGGTTTGGCCGTTACTTTGGCTGTTTGCCTCCTGTTTGTTTTAGCAGGAGGCGTTTTTATGTGGAGACGGAGACAAAATATCACCA AAGTCAATGAAGCAGTAAGAGAGAACCAGACTGAGATTGCAAAAAGTGTCCAAGAGGAAGAAAATCTTATTAATAATCCGTCTGACTCAAAGGAGGAGACATTCAGCTCG CTGTGTGATCCAAACGGCAACTTCCagcggtga
- the LOC121640193 gene encoding Fc receptor-like protein 5, whose product MQVTGLSFRLNMFLILLLGANILDSHSQSSGVRIVTDRQQFFEYESITFHCEGSSQLRRIRNKKQFIKECDTSTGTCSIGSGYESDTGEYWCETDSEKSSTVNITVTAGSVILESPVSPVEGGSNVTLRCRNRTNSSSFSAAFYKDGTLLEGDGADEMTIRNMSKSDEGLYKCS is encoded by the exons ATGCAGGTTACAGGTCTCTCTTTCAGACTCA ACATGTTTTTGATCTTGCTGTTGGGTGCAAACATTCTGGACAGTCATTCTCAAAGCAGCG GCGTCCGTATTGttacagacagacagcagttcTTTGAGTACGAGTCCATCACTTTTCACTGTGAAGGTTCCTCTCAGCTCAGAAGAATAAGGAACAAAAAACAGTTCATCAAAGAATGTGACACATCGACCGGGACCTGCAGCATTGGAAGTGGCTACGAATCTGATACTGGAGAGTACTGGTGTGAGACTGACAGCGAGAAAAGCAGCACTGTTAACATCACTGTCACTG CTGGTTCTGTGATACTAGAAAGTCCTGTTTCTCCTGTGGAGGGGGGAAGCAACGTGACCCTTCGCTGCAGGAACAGGACAAACTCCAGCAGCTTCTCCGCTGCTTTCTACAAAGATGGCACCTTGCTGGAGGGAGACGGTGCAGATGAAATGACCATTAGAAATATGTCCAAGTCTGATGAAGGTCTCTACAAGTGCAGC
- the LOC121640310 gene encoding uncharacterized protein LOC121640310: MAQVPERSSLISLLRSTSVFEHLLGFLLLTHFCEGQLQKPIPSTVTAMVGDDVVLPCQLKPPYDADKVTVEWGRPDLEPRFVYVWHSMKEYLSDQNTAFKGRTSLSIDKMKQGDVSLKLSDLRYSDNGRYRCYISKERRENFVDLIVGVASSPGISLAGLDQSSSRVVLQCQSAGWNPEPELFWLDDEENLLSAGPAETVRGPDGLFTVSSRVTVEKRHNNSFMCRVQQKNINQTRETHIHVPDDFFYVPFDCTASISFNVVFCILAVLGLAAFIWKRRQSRSLKKKPDENRQLLEELNRKKLAESRSKLEQGLRSLEQAIDALVDIKEELEKQNKKLTEQRNQAEKDAEENEMKVKAVDDEVKQKVGDKTVNKAQAYLKLKEIIDEVKYKLDEKKKDQQEFQMNTETLVKKACDVYNRMTEMKKELESDVDKMKKQMETSSEKDTKPSSIMLWSVDELFLTSHFNTIRVLVIQFLLLSVCIGQSELVGPSVIAKLGSEAILPCHLESPSDATLFTVEWTRTDLNPRFVYVWRDGQELLGKKHKLFEGRTSLLIDELKHGNVSLKISKVRTSDEGTYRCFIPSQEKQSLIRLITDDICSPVTSVAGIDEDKKGVVLQCQSGGWYPEPEVLWLDSEGNLLSAGPTETIRGPDGLYTVSSRVTVEKRNNNSFTCRVQQKNINQTRERCIYVPVCAKADEKENGNNKNKTNKEEQKLVIEEKQPEELLRAKEELEKSKAMVSELQQQLQKSTSEKTELQRQLFWSSNNQQKKEEASKEVEFLKIHFLYIPL; encoded by the exons ATGGCTCAGGTCCCAGAGAGATCATCTTTAATATCTTTACTCAGAAGCACTTCGGTTTTTGAGCACCTGTTGggtttccttctcctcacacacTTTTGTGAAG GTCAGTTGCAGAAGCCCATTCCATCCACAGTTACAGCGATGGTTGGTGATGACGTTGTTTTACCGTGCCAGCTGAAACCTCCCTATGATGCTGACAAGGTGACAGTAGAGTGGGGGAGACCTGACCTAGAACCCagatttgtgtatgtgtggcaCAGTATGAAGGAATATCTGTCTGACCAGAACACAGCCTTCAAGGGAAGAACATCGCTGTCCATCGACAAGATGAAGCAGGGGGATGTTTCACTGAAACTCTCTGACCTGAGATACTCTGATAATGGAAGATACAGATGCTACATTTcaaaagagagaagagaaaacTTTGTCGATCTTATTGTTG GAGTTGCCTCCTCACCTGGAATCAGTTTGGCCGGACTTgatcaaagcagcagcagagtggTGTTACAGTGCCAGTCTGCAGGCTGGAATCCGGAACCTGAGCTGTTCTGGCTGGACGATGAGGAAAACCTCCTCTCTGCTGGTCCTGCAGAGACAGTCAGAGGTCCTGATGGTCTCTTTACTGTCAGCAGCAGAGTGACTGTGGAGAAGAGACACAACAACAGCTTCATGTGTAGAGTCCAACAGAAGAACATCAACCAGACCAGAGAGACACACATTCATGTTCCAG atgaTTTCTTCTATGTCCCGTTTGACTGCACTGCTTCTATCAGCTTTAACGTGGTTTTCTGCATCCTGGCCGTTCTTGGTTTGGCCGCTTTTATCTGGAAACGGAGACAAAGCAGAAGCT TGAAGAAGAAACCTGATGAAAATCGGCAGCTTTTGGaagaattaaacagaaaaaaattggcTGAAAGCAGGTCTAAACTAGAGCAGGGTCTGAGAAGCCTGGAGCAGGCGATCGATGCTCTGGTGGACATAAAAGAAGAACTGGAGAAGCAGAACAAGAAACTAACTGAACAAAGAAACCAGGCAGAGAAAGATGCTGAAGAGAATGAGATGAAGGTTAAAGCCGTGGATGATGAAGTAAAACAGAAAGTTGGAGATAAAACAGTCAACAAAGCACAAGCATActtaaaactgaaagaaatcATTGATGAGGTCAAATATAAACtagatgagaaaaagaaagatcagCAAGAGTTTCAGATGAACACAGAGACTCTAGTTAAGAAGGCATGTGATGTGTATAACAGgatgactgaaatgaaaaaggaacTAGAGAGTGATgtggacaaaatgaaaaaacaaatggaGACATCTTCAGAGAAAGACACAAAACca agcTCCATAATGCTGTGGTCAGTGGATGAGCTGTTCCTAACATCACATTTTAACACTATAAGGGTGCTGGTCATCCAGTTTCTTCTGCTATCAGTCTGCATTG GTCAGTCTGAACTGGTTGGTCCATCAGTCATAGCCAAACTCGGCAGTGAAGCCATCTTGCCCTGTCACCTTGAATCTCCCAGCGATGCTACCCTCTTCACAGTGGAGTGGACGAGGACTGATCTAAACCCAagatttgtgtatgtgtggcgCGATGGTCAGGAACTTCTGGGGAAAAAGCACAAACTGTTTGAGGGAAGAACGTCGCTGTTGATCGATGAGCTGAAACACGGAAACGTTTCACTGAAAATATCCAAAGTGAGAACATCTGATGAGGGCACATACAGATGTTTTATTCCATCACAGGAAAAGCAGTCGTTAATTCGGCTAATTACTG ATGATATCTGCTCGCCTGTGACCAGTGTAGCTGGGATTGATGAAGACAAGAAAGGAGTTGTTTTACAGTGCCAGTCTGGAGGCTGGTATCCAGAGCCTGAGGTGCTCTGGCTGGACAGTGAGGGAAACCTCCTCTCTGCTGGACCTACAGAGACCATCAGAGGTCCTGATGGTCTCTACACCGTCAGCAGCAGAGTGACTGtagagaaaagaaacaacaacagctTCACCTGTAGAGTCCAACAGAAGAACATTAACCAGACCAGAGAGAGATGCATTTATGTTCCAG tgtgtgcTAAAGCTgatgagaaagaaaatggaaataataaaaataaaacaaataaggaggAACAGAAGCTTGtgatagaagaaaaacaaccagaGGAGCTTCTGAGAGCAAAGGAAGAG CTGGAAAAATCTAAGGCGATGGTGTCAGAGCTTCAACAACAGCTGCAGAAGTCGACTTCAGAGAAGACAGAACTACAGAGACAG CTCTTCTGGAGTTCCAACAATCAGCAGAAGAAGGAAGAAGCAAGCAAAGAGGTGGAGTtcctaaaaatacattttctctaTATTCCTCTATAA